A genomic window from Leptolyngbya sp. BL0902 includes:
- a CDS encoding D-Ala-D-Ala carboxypeptidase family metallohydrolase — protein MYLKTKQETYFKKRLAPADQLPEAEKVSVPAGQTLDIQYYVDLGDHWQVVLAQPSLDADTLIWLVYEPDVEIQTSVQLTVISDTLFKQAPTLSSQLAEAQKVFVKTGTQYNLLGYLPALGNHFKITLAGANLGPEQRHTWYVYQPDVKISGSRQELRVISDTLLKAQPQLSAELSEADQVFTKKGTVFWLNSYGSVERNHIKVALEGAGLGPQQRNTWYAYVPDVEINGNEPNNRPQDHSPVKQAATPKDPGMAMRFPGFSAIYYTNHPILWKTASGNPGNFTWGEATHNGTRLPESAQVVYGIVRIAQAMEEIRAIYGNRPITVNSWYRPRAINAAVGGASQSRHLQGDAVDFNVSGIHPHDVYKRLDDWWGNRGGLASATSFTHIDTRGHRARWAYGF, from the coding sequence ATGTACCTAAAAACCAAGCAAGAGACCTACTTCAAAAAACGTCTGGCTCCGGCGGATCAGTTGCCGGAAGCAGAGAAGGTGAGTGTTCCAGCGGGGCAAACCCTAGATATCCAGTACTACGTGGACTTGGGCGACCATTGGCAGGTGGTGTTGGCCCAGCCCAGCCTCGATGCCGACACGCTGATTTGGCTGGTCTACGAACCGGACGTGGAAATTCAGACCTCGGTGCAGCTCACGGTGATTAGCGACACCCTATTCAAGCAAGCGCCCACCCTCTCCAGTCAGCTTGCTGAGGCCCAAAAAGTCTTTGTAAAAACGGGCACCCAATACAATTTGCTGGGCTATCTGCCTGCCCTGGGGAATCATTTCAAAATCACCCTAGCAGGGGCTAACCTAGGGCCAGAGCAGCGCCATACCTGGTACGTCTATCAGCCCGACGTGAAAATCTCCGGCAGCCGCCAAGAACTGCGCGTCATCAGCGATACCCTGCTCAAGGCCCAGCCCCAGCTTTCCGCCGAACTCAGCGAGGCCGATCAGGTATTTACCAAAAAAGGCACCGTGTTCTGGCTCAATTCCTACGGCAGCGTAGAGCGCAACCACATCAAAGTGGCCCTGGAGGGGGCGGGGCTAGGGCCACAGCAGCGCAACACCTGGTACGCCTACGTCCCCGATGTGGAAATTAACGGCAACGAACCCAACAATCGGCCCCAGGATCACAGCCCGGTGAAGCAAGCGGCCACCCCCAAGGATCCCGGCATGGCCATGCGCTTCCCCGGATTTAGCGCCATCTACTACACCAACCACCCCATCCTCTGGAAGACCGCCAGCGGCAATCCCGGTAACTTTACCTGGGGCGAGGCCACCCACAACGGCACCCGCCTTCCCGAAAGCGCCCAGGTGGTCTACGGCATCGTTCGCATTGCCCAGGCTATGGAGGAGATTCGCGCCATCTACGGCAACCGCCCGATTACGGTGAACTCCTGGTATCGGCCCAGGGCTATCAATGCTGCCGTGGGTGGGGCCAGCCAGTCCCGCCACCTCCAGGGCGATGCGGTGGACTTCAACGTTTCCGGCATCCACCCCCACGATGTCTACAAACGCCTAGATGACTGGTGGGGCAACCGGGGAGGACTCGCCAGCGCCACCAGTTTCACCCACATCGATACCCGTGGCCATCGTGCCCGCTGGGCCTATGGTTTCTAG
- a CDS encoding cytosine deaminase yields MTPTPDFATVTDRYWLTHIRIPLGCLDPSISWTLPIPDLAAPPWREELVAAHLAIEKGMIVDLIPAHHSPPMDAPTWDLRQGLVWPCFVDSHTHLDKTHIWPRQANPDGTFASALAMVRQDYTHWTAADLRPRMDFALRCSYAHGTQALRTHLDSLGPQGPTSWAVWNDLRQLWSDRLTLQAVALVGIEVYGTPEAADLADLVAHYGGILGGAIHNQPRMQEWIEAAFRLAQDRGLNLDFHVDESLDPAEDGLRWVAEAKLKYDFQGQVTCGHACSLSVQTEEQVQTTLDLVKQADIAVVSLPMCNAYLQDRQTGRMPRYRGVTLLPELAQAGIPVALASDNCRDPFFPYGDHDMLEVFSQGVRLGQLDAPFGQWPQAVTTTPARLLGLPQGGHLGVGQSADLVLFQARTLNELLARPQGDRIVLRQGAVIDGTLPDYRDLDGVVSQR; encoded by the coding sequence ATGACCCCAACGCCTGATTTTGCCACCGTCACAGATCGCTACTGGCTGACCCATATCCGTATTCCCCTGGGGTGTCTAGATCCTTCGATCTCGTGGACACTGCCCATACCCGACCTGGCTGCGCCCCCTTGGCGGGAGGAGTTAGTGGCAGCCCATCTGGCCATTGAGAAGGGCATGATTGTCGATCTGATTCCGGCCCATCACTCTCCACCGATGGACGCCCCTACTTGGGATTTACGCCAGGGCCTCGTGTGGCCCTGCTTTGTGGACAGCCATACCCACCTCGACAAAACCCATATCTGGCCCCGGCAGGCGAATCCTGACGGCACGTTTGCCTCGGCCCTGGCGATGGTGCGCCAAGACTATACCCACTGGACAGCGGCGGACTTGCGGCCACGCATGGACTTTGCCCTGCGCTGTAGCTATGCCCACGGCACCCAAGCTCTCCGCACCCACCTAGACAGCCTTGGCCCCCAGGGGCCAACAAGCTGGGCGGTCTGGAATGATCTGCGCCAGCTTTGGTCAGATCGTCTTACCCTTCAGGCGGTAGCCCTTGTCGGCATTGAGGTCTACGGAACTCCGGAAGCGGCAGATTTGGCCGATCTGGTGGCTCACTATGGGGGCATTCTTGGGGGGGCTATCCACAATCAGCCGCGCATGCAAGAGTGGATTGAGGCCGCCTTCCGCCTTGCCCAAGACCGAGGCCTGAATCTCGACTTCCATGTCGATGAAAGCCTCGATCCAGCGGAGGATGGGCTGCGCTGGGTCGCTGAGGCCAAGCTCAAGTACGATTTCCAAGGCCAAGTGACCTGTGGTCATGCCTGTAGTCTCTCTGTGCAGACGGAGGAACAGGTACAGACCACCCTAGATCTGGTGAAGCAGGCCGACATCGCTGTCGTTAGCCTGCCCATGTGCAACGCCTATTTACAGGATCGCCAGACCGGACGAATGCCCCGCTACCGAGGTGTGACCCTGCTGCCAGAACTGGCTCAGGCAGGGATTCCTGTAGCCCTAGCCAGCGATAATTGCCGCGATCCCTTCTTCCCCTACGGCGACCACGACATGCTAGAGGTGTTTAGCCAGGGGGTTCGCTTGGGCCAGTTGGATGCTCCCTTTGGCCAGTGGCCCCAGGCCGTTACCACCACGCCAGCCCGACTGCTGGGTTTGCCCCAGGGCGGGCACCTTGGGGTGGGTCAATCAGCGGACTTGGTTCTCTTCCAAGCCCGCACCCTGAATGAGCTTTTGGCTCGGCCCCAAGGCGACCGCATCGTGCTGCGTCAGGGAGCCGTTATTGATGGCACTTTGCCCGACTATCGCGACCTGGATGGAGTGGTATCCCAGCGTTAG
- the hypA gene encoding hydrogenase maturation nickel metallochaperone HypA, with the protein MHETDMTKALILTVRDWWEAQPGQPAIEKVHLTVGKFTCVEPVGLQFAFDVQTKGTFLDGAELVIRETPLIAFCHPCQHEYQPEIGLQYACPTCHAPMEDIRSGRELKIDRVEYADQALTP; encoded by the coding sequence ATGCACGAAACTGACATGACCAAAGCCCTCATCCTAACGGTGCGGGATTGGTGGGAAGCCCAGCCCGGACAGCCCGCCATCGAAAAAGTGCACCTGACGGTAGGGAAGTTTACCTGTGTGGAACCCGTGGGTCTGCAATTTGCCTTTGACGTACAAACCAAGGGCACCTTTTTGGATGGGGCCGAACTGGTGATTCGCGAAACACCGCTGATTGCCTTTTGTCACCCCTGCCAGCATGAATATCAGCCCGAAATTGGCTTGCAATACGCCTGCCCCACTTGCCATGCCCCGATGGAAGATATTCGCTCTGGCCGAGAACTCAAGATTGACCGGGTAGAATACGCCGACCAAGCCTTGACCCCCTAG
- a CDS encoding agmatinase family protein — protein MTTPSSDSPLFQTPDGSTEAQRALQAEARLPLTGWQQEVNQGLEYGLEAADSIRDRTIPTFSRGELPHYAGINTFMKAPYLEDVRKVGNYDVAIVGVPHDSGTTYRPGTRFGPQGIRRISALYTPYNFELGVDLREQITLCDVGDIFTIPANNEKSFDQISKGVAHVFASGAFPIILGGDHSIGFPTVRGICRHLGDKKVGIIHFDRHVDTQETDLDERMHTCPWFHATNMANAPAKNLVQLGIGGWQVPRQGVKVCRERATNILTVTDITEMGLDAAADFAIQRATDGTDCVWISFDIDCIDAGFVPGTGWPEPGGLLPREALYLLGKIIQNVPMCGMEVVEVSPPYDISDMTSLMATRVICDAMAHLVISGQLPRREKPSYIHEEANMNVDTPWE, from the coding sequence ATGACGACTCCTTCCTCCGATTCCCCGCTGTTTCAAACCCCCGACGGCAGCACCGAGGCCCAGCGGGCCTTGCAAGCCGAAGCGCGGTTGCCGCTGACGGGCTGGCAGCAGGAGGTGAACCAGGGGCTAGAATACGGCCTAGAGGCAGCAGATAGCATTCGAGATCGCACCATTCCCACCTTTTCTCGCGGTGAACTGCCCCACTATGCGGGCATCAACACCTTTATGAAAGCGCCCTACCTAGAGGATGTGCGAAAGGTGGGCAATTATGATGTAGCGATTGTCGGCGTGCCCCACGATTCTGGTACCACCTATCGCCCCGGCACCCGCTTTGGCCCCCAGGGCATCCGCCGCATTTCCGCCCTGTATACGCCCTACAACTTTGAGCTGGGCGTTGACCTGCGCGAGCAAATCACCCTCTGCGACGTGGGCGATATTTTCACCATCCCCGCCAACAACGAAAAATCCTTCGACCAAATCTCCAAGGGCGTGGCCCATGTGTTTGCCTCCGGGGCGTTTCCCATCATCCTCGGCGGCGACCACTCCATCGGCTTTCCTACGGTGCGGGGCATCTGTCGGCACCTGGGCGACAAAAAAGTCGGCATCATCCACTTTGACCGCCATGTGGACACCCAAGAAACCGACCTGGACGAACGGATGCACACCTGCCCCTGGTTCCACGCCACCAACATGGCCAACGCCCCCGCCAAAAACCTGGTGCAGCTCGGCATCGGCGGCTGGCAGGTGCCGCGCCAGGGGGTGAAGGTCTGCCGCGAACGGGCCACCAACATCCTCACCGTCACCGACATCACCGAAATGGGCCTGGATGCCGCCGCCGATTTTGCCATCCAACGCGCCACCGACGGCACCGACTGCGTTTGGATTAGCTTCGACATTGACTGCATCGATGCGGGCTTTGTCCCCGGTACAGGCTGGCCAGAACCGGGCGGTTTGCTGCCCCGTGAAGCCCTCTATTTGCTGGGCAAAATTATCCAAAACGTGCCCATGTGCGGCATGGAAGTGGTGGAAGTCTCGCCCCCCTACGATATCAGCGACATGACCTCATTGATGGCCACCCGCGTGATTTGCGATGCCATGGCCCACCTAGTGATTTCCGGCCAGTTACCCCGTCGCGAAAAGCCATCTTACATTCACGAAGAAGCCAATATGAACGTGGACACACCTTGGGAGTAG
- a CDS encoding sodium:solute symporter family protein produces the protein MELQATQHGLFFWGIILFLLGTLGIGVWASKQVRGDSVNFLVAGRGLALPLAAATLMAQSVDANATLGNTDLSSEFGFWAGAALPVGLALCLFLTGLVLAKPMNRMGLITIPDFYRVKYGRRVELMAACIMTLSFSFLLAGNLVAGGFMFQTFLGTSYAGGITLLAALVLTYTVSGGLFAVAYTDFIQIFIAFAGSAALLVYVLVHYGLTIPEGMGPLALEQLTRIDAGAPINWASLIALGFGNMVAIDFMARIFAADSPQTAQRACFIASAGTLIIGLPFSLIALTAGSIFEQIGITPDGPVLFALLQHAVPGLLGLMVLAAILAASLSTADGAILGTSSVLAHNVLGIRHASAQGAGGDRLLLITRIMAVVITLVGVVLGLRVPQTGVLLLLAFDMSFAGLVVPLLGGLFWPQATHQGATACILVGSLSRLVMFVLMPTMFGVDNTLLYIPNGLLTAAFDGFPTMISPVLGLVAFVVVSRLTVRPLQDPELHRHELAESVRSL, from the coding sequence ATGGAATTGCAAGCTACTCAGCACGGTTTATTTTTCTGGGGAATCATTCTGTTTCTGCTGGGTACCCTCGGCATTGGCGTTTGGGCTTCCAAACAGGTGCGGGGAGACAGCGTTAATTTTTTGGTGGCCGGACGAGGATTAGCGCTGCCCCTCGCCGCCGCCACGCTGATGGCCCAATCCGTCGATGCAAACGCCACCCTGGGCAATACCGATCTCTCCTCAGAGTTTGGTTTTTGGGCGGGGGCGGCTCTGCCCGTGGGGCTGGCGCTTTGCCTGTTCCTCACCGGGCTGGTGCTGGCCAAACCCATGAACCGCATGGGCTTGATCACCATCCCAGACTTCTACCGGGTGAAGTACGGGCGGCGGGTCGAACTGATGGCGGCTTGCATTATGACCCTGAGCTTCTCCTTTTTGCTGGCGGGCAACTTGGTGGCCGGGGGCTTCATGTTTCAAACCTTTTTGGGCACCAGCTACGCGGGCGGGATCACCCTACTGGCGGCACTGGTGTTGACCTACACGGTGTCGGGTGGGCTGTTTGCCGTAGCCTATACCGACTTCATCCAAATTTTTATCGCCTTTGCGGGTTCTGCCGCCCTGCTGGTCTATGTGCTGGTACACTACGGCCTCACCATTCCTGAGGGCATGGGGCCACTGGCCCTAGAACAGCTCACCCGCATTGACGCTGGGGCACCGATCAACTGGGCCAGCCTCATTGCCCTGGGGTTTGGCAACATGGTCGCCATTGATTTCATGGCCCGCATTTTTGCAGCAGATAGCCCCCAAACGGCCCAGCGTGCCTGCTTCATCGCCTCGGCAGGCACCTTGATTATCGGGCTGCCGTTCTCCCTCATTGCCCTCACCGCTGGCAGCATTTTTGAGCAAATTGGCATCACCCCCGACGGGCCTGTGCTATTTGCCCTGCTGCAACATGCGGTTCCTGGCCTGCTGGGGCTCATGGTGCTGGCGGCCATTTTGGCGGCGTCCCTCTCCACGGCGGACGGTGCCATTCTGGGGACGTCTTCGGTGCTGGCCCACAACGTTCTGGGCATTCGCCATGCCTCCGCCCAGGGGGCCGGGGGCGACCGTCTGCTGCTGATTACCCGCATCATGGCGGTGGTCATTACCTTGGTCGGCGTTGTCCTGGGGTTGCGGGTGCCCCAAACCGGGGTGCTGCTGCTGTTGGCCTTCGACATGAGCTTTGCCGGACTGGTGGTACCCCTGCTGGGCGGGTTGTTTTGGCCCCAGGCCACCCACCAAGGCGCAACGGCCTGCATTCTGGTGGGTTCCCTCTCACGGCTGGTGATGTTTGTCCTCATGCCCACCATGTTCGGAGTCGATAACACCCTGCTCTACATCCCCAACGGCCTACTCACCGCCGCCTTTGATGGATTTCCCACGATGATCAGCCCGGTGTTGGGCCTGGTGGCCTTTGTGGTCGTGTCTCGGCTAACCGTGCGCCCCCTTCAAGACCCGGAACTCCACCGCCATGAGCTTGCCGAAAGTGTGCGCTCTCTCTAG
- a CDS encoding Tab2/Atab2 family RNA-binding protein, which translates to MTVWQLDLHRPPLTNAQNEPLWEWLACDADLGFRHEAQTTQAEVSADWVTAQLQAAIDQAGHVPEKIQVFRPQALSLLTLAAKNLGLTTIPTRYTPALHQWLRQKAEIYPTLGNFTGTVYDPLHLESPPPLPLAENLWGDRWGFVTLAAGDFERTFPHEPIPIAQLPPEWLPSSLGLASTTPLPGIVIDGGRQAMALAQWVQSVNPATLRYMAGDPDGLILDAGLCDRWVMTTFADSDMAQAGQQFEQRKAASQGLHFLLVRPDDSGMTYTGLWLLRG; encoded by the coding sequence ATGACCGTTTGGCAGTTGGATCTCCACCGTCCTCCCCTCACCAATGCCCAGAATGAGCCGCTGTGGGAATGGTTGGCCTGCGATGCCGATCTGGGCTTTCGCCATGAGGCCCAAACAACCCAGGCCGAAGTGAGTGCCGATTGGGTGACGGCTCAACTTCAGGCAGCCATCGATCAGGCGGGGCATGTCCCAGAAAAGATTCAGGTGTTTCGGCCCCAGGCGTTGTCGTTGTTGACCCTAGCCGCTAAAAATCTAGGGTTGACTACAATCCCCACTCGCTACACCCCAGCCCTGCACCAGTGGTTGCGCCAAAAAGCCGAGATTTATCCCACCCTGGGGAACTTTACTGGGACAGTCTACGACCCGCTGCACCTTGAGTCGCCGCCGCCCTTGCCTCTGGCGGAAAATTTGTGGGGAGATCGCTGGGGCTTTGTCACCCTGGCGGCGGGGGATTTTGAGCGCACCTTTCCCCACGAACCGATTCCCATCGCTCAGTTGCCGCCAGAATGGTTGCCTTCCTCCCTTGGATTGGCCAGCACCACGCCGCTACCGGGAATTGTGATTGACGGCGGACGGCAGGCGATGGCCTTGGCCCAGTGGGTGCAGTCGGTGAATCCGGCCACCTTGCGCTACATGGCCGGAGACCCCGACGGGCTGATCCTCGATGCTGGACTGTGCGACCGCTGGGTGATGACCACCTTTGCCGATAGCGACATGGCCCAGGCGGGTCAGCAGTTTGAACAGCGCAAAGCCGCCAGTCAGGGGCTCCATTTCTTGCTGGTGCGTCCCGATGATTCGGGCATGACCTATACCGGGCTGTGGCTGCTGCGGGGTTGA
- the cysS gene encoding cysteine--tRNA ligase — MTPVLYNTLTRRKEPLHPLEPGRVKMYCCGVTVYDYSHLGHARCYVVWDTLRRYLTWRGYEVHYVQNFTDIDDKILNRAKDEGSDMKTVAERYTAAYFEDMARLNVLEADDYTYATRTLDGIQRLISELEQKGYAYPANGDVYYAVRKFDGYGKLSGRKLEDMQAGASGRVSAEETIKQDPFDFALWKGAKEGEPFWESPWGPGRPGWHIECSAMIRDRFGDSIDIHMGGSDLIFPHHENEIAQSEAATGHPLSSVWMHNGMVNVGGEKMSKSLGNFTTIRGLLDSPNAPDPMALRLFLLQGNYRKPVDFTDESIAAAQNSWHTLQEGLRFGFQFGEKLGWEIDPESPASSSESGGTIDRESAPVQAFQSAMDDDLNTAGGLAVLFDLAKELRRAGNLITHTGQADTDAATLLQHWQTLVNLAHVLGLEASPETPKVSTGGLSDDEVEALLTQRKEARAAKNFAEGDRIRDLLQAQGITLIDKPGGITEWHR, encoded by the coding sequence ATGACTCCTGTTCTGTACAACACCCTGACCCGCCGCAAGGAACCCCTGCACCCCCTAGAGCCGGGACGAGTGAAGATGTACTGCTGCGGGGTCACGGTCTACGACTATTCCCACCTCGGTCATGCCCGCTGCTATGTGGTGTGGGATACCCTGCGCCGCTACCTGACCTGGCGGGGCTATGAGGTTCACTATGTCCAAAATTTCACCGATATTGACGATAAAATCCTCAATCGGGCCAAGGATGAAGGATCGGATATGAAAACCGTGGCCGAGCGCTACACAGCGGCCTATTTTGAAGACATGGCGCGGCTAAACGTCCTGGAAGCCGACGACTACACCTACGCCACCCGCACCCTCGACGGCATCCAGCGGTTGATCAGCGAACTGGAACAAAAGGGCTACGCCTACCCGGCCAATGGCGATGTGTACTACGCCGTGCGGAAATTTGACGGCTACGGCAAGCTCTCTGGCCGCAAGCTGGAGGACATGCAGGCGGGGGCCAGCGGTCGGGTCAGCGCCGAGGAGACCATCAAGCAAGACCCCTTCGACTTTGCCCTGTGGAAAGGCGCGAAGGAAGGCGAACCCTTTTGGGAATCCCCCTGGGGGCCGGGGCGTCCGGGCTGGCACATCGAATGCTCGGCCATGATTCGCGACCGCTTTGGCGACAGCATCGACATCCACATGGGCGGCAGCGACCTGATTTTTCCCCACCACGAAAACGAGATTGCCCAATCTGAAGCGGCCACCGGGCATCCCCTATCCAGCGTGTGGATGCACAACGGCATGGTGAACGTGGGCGGCGAGAAAATGTCTAAGTCCCTGGGCAACTTCACCACCATTCGCGGATTGCTAGATTCTCCCAACGCCCCCGACCCCATGGCCCTGCGGCTGTTTTTGTTGCAGGGCAATTATCGCAAGCCCGTGGACTTCACGGACGAATCCATCGCCGCCGCCCAAAATAGCTGGCACACCCTGCAAGAGGGGCTGCGGTTCGGCTTCCAATTCGGGGAAAAGCTGGGCTGGGAAATTGACCCGGAATCCCCGGCATCTTCCTCAGAATCCGGCGGCACGATTGACCGAGAATCCGCCCCCGTCCAAGCCTTCCAATCGGCCATGGATGACGACCTCAACACCGCTGGGGGACTGGCGGTGCTGTTTGATCTGGCCAAGGAACTGCGGCGGGCAGGCAACCTAATCACCCACACGGGCCAAGCCGATACGGATGCCGCCACCCTGCTTCAGCACTGGCAAACCCTAGTCAACCTCGCCCACGTCCTCGGCTTAGAAGCAAGTCCTGAAACTCCCAAAGTGTCTACAGGCGGACTTTCCGACGACGAGGTTGAAGCCCTGCTGACCCAACGGAAAGAGGCCCGCGCCGCCAAAAACTTTGCCGAGGGAGACCGCATTCGTGACCTGCTGCAAGCCCAGGGCATCACCCTGATTGACAAACCGGGCGGCATCACCGAATGGCACCGCTAG